A single window of Streptomyces sudanensis DNA harbors:
- a CDS encoding UDP-N-acetylglucosamine 1-carboxyvinyltransferase yields the protein MTDDYLVRIGRLIRDARQHRGWTQAQLATALSTSQSAVNRIERGNQNISLEMIARIGEALDSEIVSLGYAGPMHLRVVGGRRLSGAIDVKTSKNACVALLCASLLNKGRTVLRRVARIEEVYRLLEVLSSIGVRARWINEGKDLEIVPPTELTMEAIDADAARRTRSIIMFLGPLLHRLRSFKLPYAGGCDLGTRTIEPHMIALRRFGLDVTATEGLYHAQIDPSVSPDRPIVLTERGDTVTENALLAAARHDGTTVIRNASSNYMVQDLCFFLEALGVRVEGVGTTTLTVHGVPHIDVDVDYSPSEDPVEAMSLLAAAVVTESELTIRRVPIEFLEIELAVLEEMGLDHDRSTEYTADNGRTRLTDLTVRPSKLEAPIDKIHPMPFPGLNIDNVPFFAAIAASAQGKSLIHDWVYDNRAIYLTDLNRLGGRLQLLDPHRVLVEGPTRWRAAEMMCPPALRPAVVVLLAMMAAEGTSVLRNVYVINRGYEELAERLNSVGAQIETFRDI from the coding sequence ATGACAGACGACTACCTCGTACGCATCGGCAGGCTCATCCGTGACGCCCGGCAGCATCGGGGCTGGACACAGGCGCAGCTCGCCACGGCACTGAGCACCAGTCAGAGCGCCGTGAACCGCATCGAACGCGGCAATCAGAACATCAGCCTTGAGATGATCGCCCGCATCGGTGAGGCGTTGGACAGCGAGATCGTGTCGCTGGGCTACGCGGGTCCCATGCACCTGCGGGTGGTCGGCGGCCGTCGCCTGTCCGGCGCCATCGACGTGAAGACGAGCAAGAACGCGTGCGTGGCGCTGCTGTGCGCCTCGCTGCTGAACAAGGGCCGCACCGTCCTGCGCCGGGTCGCGCGGATCGAGGAGGTCTACCGGCTCCTGGAGGTCCTCAGCTCCATCGGCGTCCGCGCCCGCTGGATCAACGAGGGCAAGGACCTGGAGATCGTCCCGCCCACCGAGCTGACGATGGAGGCCATCGACGCGGACGCGGCCCGCCGCACCCGCTCGATCATCATGTTCCTCGGGCCGCTCCTGCACCGCCTGCGCTCCTTCAAGCTGCCCTACGCCGGCGGCTGCGACCTGGGGACGCGCACCATCGAGCCGCACATGATCGCCCTGCGCCGCTTCGGCCTGGACGTCACCGCCACCGAGGGCCTGTACCACGCCCAGATCGACCCGTCGGTCTCCCCGGACCGCCCGATCGTCCTGACCGAGCGCGGCGACACGGTCACCGAGAACGCGCTCCTGGCGGCGGCCCGCCACGACGGCACCACCGTCATCCGTAACGCGTCCTCCAACTACATGGTCCAGGACCTGTGCTTCTTCCTGGAGGCCCTCGGCGTGCGCGTGGAGGGCGTCGGCACGACGACGCTCACCGTGCACGGCGTCCCGCACATCGACGTGGACGTGGACTACTCGCCGTCCGAGGACCCGGTCGAGGCGATGAGCCTGCTGGCCGCGGCGGTCGTCACCGAGTCGGAGCTGACGATCCGCCGGGTGCCGATCGAGTTCCTGGAGATCGAGCTGGCGGTCCTGGAGGAGATGGGCCTGGACCACGACCGCTCCACCGAGTACACCGCGGACAACGGCCGCACCCGGCTGACGGACCTGACCGTGCGGCCCTCCAAGCTGGAGGCGCCCATCGACAAGATCCACCCCATGCCGTTCCCCGGCCTGAACATCGACAACGTGCCGTTCTTCGCGGCCATCGCCGCCTCCGCCCAGGGCAAGAGCCTCATCCACGACTGGGTCTACGACAACCGCGCCATCTACCTGACCGACCTCAACCGGCTCGGCGGACGCCTCCAGCTCCTCGACCCGCACCGCGTCCTCGTCGAGGGCCCGACCCGCTGGCGCGCCGCCGAGATGATGTGCCCGCCGGCGCTGCGCCCCGCCGTGGTGGTCCTCCTGGCGATGATGGCCGCCGAGGGCACCTCCGTCCTGCGCAACGTGTACGTCATCAACCGGGGCTACGAGGAGCTCGCCGAGCGCCTCAACTCGGTGGGCGCCCAGATCGAGACCTTCCGCGACATCTGA